The following proteins come from a genomic window of Pirellula staleyi DSM 6068:
- a CDS encoding alpha/beta fold hydrolase, translating into MPLQTLELATLRTQIVEPEGGAGEVKLAVILCHGFGASGDDLVDLASSVHRMLPAAEDEVAFVFPEAPLSLASQGMPGGRAWWLLDLDRMLRYSTPELAQRFRSETPEGLADATAKLQQLVAEVREHYSLPAERIVLGGFSQGGMIAIDAALKLAEPPGALVIWSSSLINENEWKPLAAERGKLLRVIQSHGRQDPILPYSEATKLRDLLLASGAELEFLEFGGYHEIPMPAFQRFVHLLADML; encoded by the coding sequence ATGCCCCTCCAGACGCTCGAACTTGCCACGCTTCGTACGCAGATTGTTGAACCGGAGGGTGGGGCAGGGGAGGTGAAATTGGCCGTGATTCTTTGCCATGGTTTTGGTGCCTCGGGAGATGATTTGGTCGACTTGGCGAGCAGTGTGCACCGAATGCTTCCTGCCGCTGAAGACGAAGTGGCGTTTGTGTTTCCGGAAGCGCCGCTGTCGCTCGCTTCGCAAGGAATGCCGGGCGGACGTGCCTGGTGGCTGCTCGATCTCGACCGGATGCTGCGTTATTCGACTCCCGAACTCGCCCAGCGGTTTCGTAGCGAAACGCCAGAAGGCCTAGCCGATGCAACCGCCAAGCTTCAGCAACTCGTGGCGGAAGTTCGCGAGCATTATTCGCTTCCTGCCGAGCGCATCGTGCTAGGCGGCTTCTCGCAAGGTGGCATGATCGCGATCGATGCGGCCCTCAAACTGGCCGAGCCACCCGGTGCGCTCGTGATTTGGTCGAGCTCACTGATCAACGAAAACGAGTGGAAGCCCCTTGCTGCTGAGCGCGGGAAATTGCTCCGCGTGATTCAGTCTCATGGTCGCCAGGACCCGATTTTGCCCTACAGCGAAGCGACGAAGCTGCGCGATCTGCTGCTGGCGAGTGGTGCTGAACTCGAATTCCTCGAATTCGGCGGCTATCACGAGATTCCGATGCCAGCGTTTCAGCGATTCGTGCACCTGCTCGCCGATATGCTGTGA
- a CDS encoding Rrf2 family transcriptional regulator: MKLSRTVAYAVRATLQLAQLEAEGPVPCSRLASAGKMPERFLLQILRNLVTHGILRSTRGVDGGYSLVKPAGEISLLEVIEAIEGPYDSSLEMGEGLSIDSQTKLQDALNSVTSTTRNQLEAIKLAQLLKAPTLPDETPAATSAGDSSGQVS; this comes from the coding sequence ATGAAACTTTCTCGAACTGTTGCCTACGCGGTGCGGGCCACCCTGCAATTGGCCCAACTCGAAGCCGAAGGCCCTGTGCCTTGCAGTCGGCTCGCTTCCGCTGGCAAGATGCCCGAGCGATTCCTGCTGCAAATCCTTCGCAACCTGGTGACCCACGGCATTTTGCGTTCGACGCGTGGTGTCGACGGGGGCTATTCACTGGTGAAGCCCGCCGGCGAAATTTCGCTGCTGGAAGTGATCGAAGCGATCGAAGGTCCTTACGATTCGTCGCTTGAAATGGGCGAAGGGCTCTCGATCGATTCGCAAACCAAGTTGCAAGACGCCCTGAACTCAGTGACGTCGACCACTCGCAACCAGCTCGAAGCCATCAAGCTCGCGCAGCTGCTGAAGGCCCCCACCTTGCCCGACGAAACCCCTGCCGCAACGTCGGCTGGCGATTCGAGTGGTCAAGTCTCCTAA
- a CDS encoding ferritin-like domain-containing protein, which yields MDKSKLIDKLNECLRHEWTGVAQYAQAGFVVAGLWREVYSDKFFDSAKESFGHAKLVGEKIVAMGGVPSVERNPVKQSDDLQELLKMALEFESKAVKVYSEALELAEGDRALIVFLEDILKEEQEGVDELTRILRDPKAVAASIGSSATKVG from the coding sequence ATGGACAAGTCCAAACTGATCGACAAACTGAACGAGTGCCTGCGTCACGAGTGGACCGGCGTCGCCCAATATGCCCAAGCTGGCTTTGTGGTCGCTGGACTCTGGCGTGAAGTTTATAGCGACAAGTTCTTCGACTCGGCCAAAGAATCGTTTGGCCATGCCAAACTCGTCGGCGAGAAGATCGTGGCAATGGGTGGCGTTCCCAGCGTTGAACGTAACCCTGTGAAGCAGAGCGACGACCTACAAGAGCTGCTCAAGATGGCTCTCGAATTCGAATCGAAGGCCGTGAAGGTATACTCCGAAGCCCTTGAGTTGGCCGAAGGTGACCGCGCTCTGATTGTCTTCCTCGAAGACATCTTGAAAGAAGAGCAAGAAGGCGTGGACGAACTGACCCGCATTCTTCGCGACCCGAAGGCTGTGGCTGCATCGATCGGTTCGTCGGCCACCAAGGTGGGCTAG
- the hisN gene encoding histidinol-phosphatase produces the protein MTTSEISATVLAEVSRRLPLVLSAGKEAGQLTLRYFQQDNFTVEKKGDASPVTIADRSAEQLIRQRVAEHFPTDGIIGEEFGRTEGTSGFNWILDPIDGTKSFISGVPMYGTMVGVEFEGRSLAGLVYIPGLDEGVYASSGQGTFHFKGTSQPRRCFVSKKPQLSDGLFVTSQVDTFAKRGGQGAFEAVQKLAYITRTWGDCYGYMLVATGRAEVMIDPILNVWDAAAVQPIIEEAGGTFTDWNGVPTIHTGDAVATNGLVADEVLSITKRFPRTL, from the coding sequence ATGACTACCAGCGAAATCTCCGCCACTGTGCTCGCCGAAGTTTCTCGGCGACTTCCGCTCGTTCTCTCGGCTGGCAAAGAAGCAGGCCAGCTGACGCTCCGCTATTTTCAGCAGGACAACTTCACGGTTGAGAAGAAGGGAGACGCATCTCCCGTCACCATCGCCGACCGTAGCGCCGAGCAGCTCATTCGCCAGCGTGTGGCCGAACACTTTCCCACCGATGGCATCATCGGCGAAGAATTCGGCCGGACCGAGGGAACATCGGGATTCAACTGGATCCTCGACCCCATCGACGGAACCAAGTCGTTTATCAGCGGCGTTCCGATGTACGGCACGATGGTAGGTGTGGAGTTCGAAGGTCGCAGCCTCGCCGGACTGGTCTACATTCCGGGTCTTGATGAAGGGGTTTATGCCAGCTCAGGGCAGGGGACCTTTCATTTCAAAGGGACGAGCCAGCCACGCCGCTGTTTCGTTTCGAAGAAGCCCCAATTGAGCGACGGATTGTTTGTCACTTCCCAGGTCGACACCTTTGCCAAACGAGGCGGTCAAGGAGCTTTTGAAGCGGTTCAAAAGCTCGCCTACATCACACGTACTTGGGGCGATTGCTACGGCTATATGCTGGTTGCCACGGGCCGCGCTGAAGTGATGATCGACCCCATCCTGAACGTCTGGGATGCCGCTGCGGTTCAGCCGATCATTGAAGAAGCCGGGGGAACGTTCACCGACTGGAACGGTGTTCCCACCATTCACACCGGCGATGCTGTGGCGACCAATGGTTTGGTGGCCGACGAGGTTTTGTCGATCACCAAACGCTTTCCACGCACGCTGTAG
- a CDS encoding DUF58 domain-containing protein, translating to MIVSSPPSPSRPKSQASSPEAIARHDQPTAADRLGGALTHDFCPWANRYVYWLKSPLALLSIVALVGLVIGLAVTPQGYWVFGTIVAVIALGIVWPRVAMAGVRASVRFLDQRGSEGAPSRALLSIHNRYPWPVWGLRLERGFYPRDTSEMETELLDSSKPKSELVFALACVPGWSSADFEWQFVPERRGLYPLSMPIVATSFPLGLWERSQRVEVLSQLLVSPRVVALDALPASDGHRWSLGALSDRRSGTEGDIVGTRPLRPGDSLRHVHWPQTARYGRLILSERQAVQSAVVRVVVDLAAQHHTGLGDHSTLEQSLRVAASVCHSLLAHDLNVQLVLGKRRTDLASGKRARDQLADLLATLQVDDPESETFARELAQQQPSTQLCVGISTTLGAADNSARLKPKPGQFESRGQGCLLIAPGITTFEERQRLRQQHGAWCVIAADRSALDDFIPEWQEVCRDVWCGRQ from the coding sequence ATGATCGTTTCTTCACCGCCGAGCCCATCCAGACCGAAGTCCCAGGCTTCGTCGCCGGAGGCTATCGCGCGCCACGATCAGCCGACTGCCGCTGATCGCTTGGGGGGAGCCCTAACCCACGATTTTTGCCCCTGGGCCAATCGCTACGTCTACTGGCTCAAATCTCCGCTGGCGCTACTCTCGATTGTGGCCCTTGTTGGTCTGGTGATCGGTCTGGCTGTGACGCCGCAAGGCTACTGGGTTTTCGGCACGATCGTCGCCGTGATTGCTCTTGGGATTGTTTGGCCGCGTGTCGCTATGGCGGGAGTGCGAGCATCGGTGCGGTTCCTCGATCAGCGTGGCTCGGAAGGAGCACCGTCCCGCGCTCTACTCTCCATTCACAACCGCTATCCCTGGCCCGTTTGGGGATTGCGTCTCGAGCGTGGTTTTTATCCTCGCGATACGAGCGAGATGGAAACCGAGTTACTCGATTCCTCCAAGCCCAAGAGCGAGCTCGTTTTTGCCCTCGCATGTGTACCAGGATGGTCGAGTGCCGATTTTGAGTGGCAGTTCGTCCCTGAACGCCGCGGTTTGTATCCACTCAGCATGCCGATTGTCGCGACCAGTTTTCCGCTGGGACTTTGGGAGCGCTCGCAGCGTGTCGAAGTCCTTTCGCAGCTGCTGGTGAGTCCTCGCGTCGTAGCGCTCGACGCGCTCCCCGCCAGCGACGGCCATCGCTGGTCGCTCGGGGCACTTTCTGATCGACGAAGTGGAACCGAGGGGGATATCGTGGGGACTCGCCCACTTCGTCCCGGTGATTCGCTGCGGCATGTGCACTGGCCTCAGACCGCTCGCTATGGCCGGTTGATTCTCAGTGAACGACAAGCGGTGCAGTCGGCTGTCGTGCGCGTGGTGGTCGATTTGGCGGCTCAGCATCACACCGGACTTGGTGACCATTCGACGCTCGAGCAATCGCTACGTGTAGCGGCCAGTGTTTGCCATTCTCTGCTCGCCCACGATCTGAATGTGCAACTGGTGTTAGGGAAGCGGCGGACTGATTTGGCGAGTGGCAAACGAGCGCGCGATCAACTGGCCGACCTGCTGGCGACCCTGCAGGTCGATGACCCGGAAAGCGAGACTTTCGCGCGCGAGCTTGCTCAGCAGCAGCCATCGACGCAGCTATGTGTGGGCATTTCGACAACGTTAGGCGCAGCTGACAATAGCGCGCGACTGAAACCAAAACCCGGTCAGTTCGAGTCGCGTGGGCAAGGTTGTTTGCTCATCGCGCCGGGGATCACAACCTTCGAAGAACGCCAGCGACTTCGACAGCAGCATGGCGCGTGGTGTGTGATTGCAGCAGATCGTAGTGCGCTCGACGACTTCATTCCTGAATGGCAAGAGGTGTGCCGCGATGTCTGGTGCGGAAGACAGTAA
- a CDS encoding HNH endonuclease codes for MVGRILDRPTLVLNRNWQPIHVSTVQRALILVWNEAAQVVDPRDYELYDWVDWAKIPPGEGELYLQSVRSQMRVPEVIALRTFDKLPERNVSFSRRNLFKRDHYTCQYCGCQPGMHELTIDHVLPRSRGGASSWENCVLACVECNKRKADKLPDEARMKIRQKPIRPRWRPLYAATHIPIQSWTKFLSEAYWNVELEP; via the coding sequence ATGGTGGGAAGAATTCTGGATCGCCCCACGCTGGTGCTGAACCGCAACTGGCAGCCGATTCATGTATCGACCGTGCAGCGGGCACTGATCCTGGTGTGGAACGAAGCTGCGCAAGTGGTCGATCCGCGTGACTACGAACTGTACGACTGGGTCGATTGGGCCAAGATCCCTCCGGGCGAAGGCGAACTCTATCTGCAGTCGGTCCGTTCGCAAATGCGCGTGCCGGAAGTGATTGCGCTCCGTACGTTCGATAAGCTCCCCGAGCGAAATGTCAGCTTCAGCCGACGCAATCTCTTTAAGCGAGATCACTACACCTGTCAGTACTGCGGCTGTCAGCCCGGCATGCACGAGCTGACGATCGATCACGTGCTGCCGCGCTCGCGTGGCGGCGCATCGAGCTGGGAAAACTGCGTGCTGGCATGCGTCGAGTGCAACAAGCGAAAGGCGGACAAACTTCCTGACGAAGCGAGAATGAAGATTCGTCAGAAGCCGATCCGTCCGCGCTGGCGACCACTTTATGCCGCTACGCACATTCCGATCCAAAGCTGGACGAAGTTCCTGAGCGAAGCGTACTGGAATGTCGAGCTGGAACCGTAA
- a CDS encoding MoxR family ATPase, which translates to MSATVAAPHHHGTPSARGTCPHQPAIDGLRVALNAALLGKEDVVELVLCCLLARGHLLFDDLPGLGKTTLAKALATAVGGRFARVQCTPDLLPSDITGFNLFNQQSREFEFVSGPVFSDVLLADEINRATPRTQSALFEAMAERQVTIDNQSRKLSDTFFVIATQNPVESHGAYPLPEAQLDRFAMKLRIGYPSRGSELAMLAAQVGVSSDRPAGSPVVDPSQLRALQHHVAQVAVSQVVQEYLVDLAAATRNHRDVRLGLSPRGLLTWQRVAQARAHLKGRDYVTADDVQDVAGPVLEVRLPVDNSRAAAIVADILAQVATPKVPSV; encoded by the coding sequence ATGTCGGCAACTGTTGCAGCCCCCCATCATCACGGCACCCCGAGTGCGCGAGGAACTTGCCCTCATCAGCCAGCCATCGATGGTTTGCGTGTGGCGCTCAACGCCGCTCTGCTGGGGAAGGAAGATGTCGTCGAACTGGTCCTCTGCTGTTTGCTGGCCCGTGGTCACTTGCTGTTCGACGATCTGCCAGGCCTCGGAAAAACGACACTTGCGAAAGCTCTTGCGACCGCAGTGGGAGGCCGCTTTGCACGTGTCCAGTGCACCCCCGATTTGCTGCCGAGCGATATCACCGGTTTTAATTTGTTCAACCAGCAATCGCGCGAGTTCGAGTTTGTGTCGGGGCCGGTCTTCAGCGATGTGCTTCTGGCCGATGAAATCAATCGCGCGACACCTCGCACGCAAAGTGCTCTCTTCGAAGCGATGGCCGAACGTCAAGTGACCATCGATAACCAGAGTCGTAAGCTGAGCGATACTTTTTTTGTCATCGCGACGCAAAACCCGGTCGAAAGCCACGGCGCTTATCCACTGCCAGAAGCTCAGCTCGATCGTTTTGCTATGAAGCTTCGCATCGGTTATCCGAGTCGCGGCAGTGAACTCGCCATGCTGGCGGCACAGGTTGGTGTGTCGAGCGATCGTCCGGCGGGAAGTCCAGTGGTCGATCCGTCGCAGCTTCGAGCGCTACAGCATCACGTGGCACAGGTGGCTGTGAGTCAGGTGGTGCAGGAGTATCTGGTCGATCTCGCCGCAGCGACGCGCAATCATCGCGATGTTCGGCTGGGACTATCGCCGCGGGGACTTCTCACCTGGCAGCGCGTGGCGCAGGCTCGGGCCCACTTGAAGGGGCGCGACTACGTCACTGCCGACGACGTGCAAGATGTCGCCGGTCCTGTGCTGGAAGTTCGGCTGCCGGTCGACAATTCGCGCGCCGCTGCGATTGTGGCCGATATCCTGGCGCAAGTGGCGACTCCGAAAGTCCCGAGCGTTTAG
- a CDS encoding transglutaminase-like domain-containing protein: MSGAEDSKSLRATTWILTLLACAAFELARVGLSVSIAISWGEALVAIALATISAQWLARSSRRTPFQAVLIMLGVSLAPAGIELFTRLALGSGNSPEVLQLAILRSSMLALTACAIWPAMLRLAVAISLFLVLGSVVLEDRPAVYVAALLYSVVGIWWLLGAHWEKLEAKLATSTRRELPAGMRWGSLGIAILVALVGLALVRNQQTAYAMTGWFWGSGGSESYDVYAARGVGDGDALVAATDDARSFGAVESELFLDSEEPSLYDMFNDMYGEPHKTKQSERAVALAGPNQEKKEKSRMAKSEDSGREFSTVRQPRKRSLQQLADREDAAVMKVIGRVPLHVRLQTFDQFDGTTWTERSEAEVREILEIENDLPLTMYRPTLTMNMRDGMPWIEVHRSLQSPAAAPAERHKLQILHLTTSRIPTPVHTTAVHIDKVDQRDFFSWTSDDCLKLEGREKVPPLTVIHLRSQTIAPHLAIEQFLVDSPKSTRRYLTIPATVDREKVQALVDGWCKGRSRGYAEIEWIIEKLRENCIVDPDAKIDPKVEDVVGELLLRSHCGHDYQVATAAAILLRMRGYPARLATGFYAREDRYDASKGLTPVLPFDTHVWVEVCLDGWTWTTVDPSPEHPPLGPPRTLAERMGSLLIALLSMVRENAGTACMMVAATACATYYWRFIADMGLLVMWRLSMRGSSRSKLLATARLIECRAQLACCGRPIGQTMRRWLLPIAESLDSRALDSPGATSSLNQMLELLEPLMFAPAATAEERLHGRDAEVTAICDRFGRAFSLASLLRHVRETKRAASQVEASSTNAAPLETLPSEKKRAA; encoded by the coding sequence ATGTCTGGTGCGGAAGACAGTAAATCGCTCCGTGCGACGACATGGATCCTGACGCTGCTCGCTTGCGCTGCGTTTGAACTTGCGCGCGTTGGCCTGTCGGTATCGATCGCCATTTCCTGGGGCGAAGCGCTCGTTGCGATTGCGCTTGCCACGATTTCCGCGCAGTGGCTCGCGCGCAGCAGTCGGCGCACCCCCTTTCAAGCAGTGCTGATCATGTTGGGCGTGTCACTGGCCCCGGCAGGAATCGAGTTGTTCACACGTCTGGCACTGGGAAGTGGCAATTCGCCGGAAGTGCTGCAGCTTGCGATCCTGCGCAGCAGCATGCTGGCGCTCACCGCATGCGCTATTTGGCCGGCAATGCTAAGGCTTGCTGTCGCGATCAGTTTGTTTTTGGTTCTGGGGAGTGTCGTCCTGGAAGATCGTCCCGCTGTTTATGTCGCTGCCCTGCTCTATAGCGTGGTCGGAATTTGGTGGCTCCTTGGGGCACACTGGGAAAAACTCGAGGCCAAGCTCGCCACCTCGACGCGTCGCGAGCTCCCTGCAGGGATGCGCTGGGGATCGCTTGGAATTGCAATTCTGGTGGCTCTAGTGGGGCTCGCGCTCGTCCGAAATCAGCAAACTGCTTATGCGATGACCGGTTGGTTTTGGGGATCGGGGGGAAGCGAGTCGTACGATGTTTACGCCGCGCGCGGTGTCGGAGATGGCGATGCGCTGGTGGCCGCCACCGACGATGCACGCAGCTTCGGCGCAGTCGAAAGCGAACTGTTCCTCGACAGCGAAGAGCCGAGCCTCTACGACATGTTCAACGACATGTATGGCGAGCCGCACAAGACCAAGCAATCCGAGCGGGCTGTCGCGCTCGCTGGCCCCAATCAGGAGAAAAAAGAGAAGTCGCGGATGGCGAAGAGCGAAGACTCGGGGCGTGAGTTTTCGACCGTTCGGCAGCCTCGCAAGCGGAGTCTGCAGCAGCTCGCGGACCGCGAAGATGCTGCGGTAATGAAGGTGATTGGGCGCGTCCCTCTGCACGTTCGGTTGCAAACATTCGACCAGTTCGATGGAACCACCTGGACCGAGCGGAGCGAAGCCGAGGTGCGCGAGATCCTCGAGATCGAAAACGATCTCCCCCTCACGATGTATCGTCCCACACTCACCATGAACATGCGCGACGGAATGCCTTGGATCGAAGTGCATCGCTCGCTGCAGTCGCCAGCAGCCGCACCAGCGGAGCGGCACAAACTGCAGATTTTGCATCTCACCACTTCGCGAATTCCGACACCGGTGCATACGACAGCAGTGCATATCGACAAGGTCGATCAGCGCGATTTCTTCAGCTGGACGAGCGACGATTGTTTGAAGCTCGAAGGGCGCGAGAAAGTACCGCCACTCACCGTGATTCACTTGCGCTCGCAAACAATTGCGCCACATCTGGCGATCGAGCAGTTTCTCGTCGATTCGCCGAAGTCGACGCGCCGCTACCTGACGATTCCAGCGACTGTCGATCGCGAAAAAGTGCAAGCGCTCGTCGATGGCTGGTGCAAAGGTCGTTCGCGCGGCTATGCGGAAATCGAATGGATTATCGAAAAACTACGGGAGAATTGCATCGTCGATCCCGATGCAAAAATCGATCCGAAGGTAGAAGATGTCGTGGGAGAACTACTGCTCCGCTCGCACTGCGGCCACGACTACCAAGTGGCAACCGCAGCGGCAATTTTACTCCGCATGCGGGGCTATCCCGCGCGGCTAGCTACCGGCTTCTATGCCCGTGAAGATCGCTACGATGCCTCGAAGGGGCTCACTCCGGTCCTCCCTTTCGATACCCATGTCTGGGTCGAAGTTTGCCTCGATGGCTGGACCTGGACAACCGTCGATCCATCGCCAGAACATCCGCCGCTGGGGCCGCCACGCACACTGGCAGAACGGATGGGCTCGCTGCTCATCGCGCTGCTGTCGATGGTGCGCGAGAACGCCGGAACAGCTTGCATGATGGTGGCCGCAACAGCCTGTGCCACCTACTACTGGCGATTCATCGCCGATATGGGCCTGCTCGTGATGTGGCGACTCTCAATGCGAGGGAGCAGCCGCTCGAAGCTGCTCGCGACAGCCCGGTTGATCGAGTGCCGCGCGCAGCTCGCCTGCTGTGGGCGACCGATTGGGCAAACGATGCGCCGCTGGCTGCTTCCGATCGCCGAGTCACTTGACTCGCGTGCTCTCGATTCGCCAGGGGCCACTTCTAGCTTGAATCAAATGCTCGAACTGCTCGAACCGCTGATGTTCGCGCCAGCTGCCACAGCGGAAGAGCGGCTGCATGGTCGCGACGCGGAAGTGACGGCGATTTGCGACCGCTTCGGGCGTGCCTTCAGCCTCGCCAGTTTGCTGCGGCATGTGCGCGAAACCAAGCGCGCTGCGAGCCAAGTTGAAGCTTCCAGCACAAACGCAGCGCCGCTCGAAACGCTCCCGAGCGAGAAGAAGCGAGCTGCTTAA